The Vespa velutina chromosome 2, iVesVel2.1, whole genome shotgun sequence sequence TTCTCTTGTGCTCGTAATACTAAATCTGTATGCGTGGTTGCACCGAATGGATCTCCAACAACTAAAAATGCGATGTCTTCGTCCTTTACATTTGATAGTATTAAATCTGCATTACTTTCTACTAAGTCACGGTCTGCGATGATCAAAGAACAACCATAAAAATCTTCCTATTAAATTTAagtaagataataatttttcattatcaatcatttttataacatgATATAATGTCTAGTgcctttatatttatttgtcaattttatgttagtattattatacataccaAGGTTTTTTGACCTACAGAAAGAATTGATGTATAAGATTCCAAATACACGCGattacattttcttattatttcaagACCCTTAACAGTAATATCTTTTGCGTCACCAAGTCCTAAACCGATCATGTACAACATCgttagttatttatttcttattaattaaattttgtatttcttcaaatataaaaacatgtGCTTCGTTcacattttatgtatattattttaaagaaatataaagaaacgaGATAGGATAGCATTGCGCCATCTGTTGgtgaaatacaaaattaaaatcgtaggtggtttataaaattaagatatGTGTATCTATTTAACGATATCAGCCATATATAAGCCATAACTTTACGAATTTTCAGTGGTCGTTTCAActattatatgttttattccTATTGCATCCATTATCAAGTATTTATACTGAttgatcgaaatatttaaaattaatttcatttatattttaacggTAAAGTCTTCTTATAagtcttcttattcttcttatctgCAATTACTCtaatcaaaatgattttacAACGATTAACCTCTGGATTGACGAAAGTGCATATTTTGAACGGATTTATgggtgaaaataaaataaaagtacgaTCGAAAATCACTACACCATCAGGTGCTATTCTTCCTGAACCGAAACGAACCCCATTCGGTTTCGTAAGAGTAATTTGTGGAGTGGTATTAGGCTTGCTTGTAGGTGCTACTATTAGTAAGAATATGGCTAATTTTTTGGAAGAAAATGATCTCTTCGTTCCGTcagatgatgacgacgacgatgattaaagtagataaatttgatatattagtTGTTGGCAAGTATCTAGTCtttatatcgctattatatttaaatagtattatttttacgtattaGTATTAATTTACCTATAGAGTTATCTTATAGTTTTACAAAGTATCTTTaagtaattttataagaatatttatattaatttatattaatttgatatattagtTGTTGGCAAGTATCTAGTCtttatatcgctattatatttaaatagtattatttttacgtattaGTATTAATTTACCTATAGAGTTATCTTATAGTTTTACAAAGTATCTTTaagtaattttataagaatatttataaatacttcattgttttttaataattatatgacttttacatataacatttcattggaataatatagtaaattatttcaatttttataaagttatcTATTATagcaattatataaatgttaataacatagtaatattaattgtgGTATTTTGTTGCAGAAAATAATCTCAAGAGAATTCAAAAAATGGTATAATATTgcgttgataaaaaaaagtatttgctTTGtcttaatataaaacaatatttatgatttaaattaatgaagtCATAGTTATATTCTgtaatttaatacaaatatttatttatacaaataataaaggtTAGTATAATACAACTTGTACaaaatgcatatacatacatatacatatatatatatataattttttctgtacgcttgtaaataaattaacacaTTAAATATTCTATTGATCACATCATGTTAAAATTCACATCCATGCACTTATTGACTCATGTTTAATATGCATgatgtcatatatataatgaatatatcaaatgcctttttatttctagCCTTTGCTTGATATACACAAATCTATATGAGAATGCAGGAATATTTTGtgtaatatacaaaaaaatctataaatattgatcACTTTGTGTATATTGTGCTTGGATGCAGAAAAGattgataaatcattaaataagaaaatgataaagattaaaagGCTTTACTATAGTTaagttataataaagatatatccagtttgtatatttataattttctttagtaaaatattactttctttggttattatatatataaaaaagatttctaaaaTCTACAaagtagaaattataatattttaagaaattattgaaatgtttaaattaatattttttgatactcATATTTTACTACAATTTACTCTACACttctaaaataaatgtatgttATACTTTGCTGATGTGTGTtgtattttaagaataaagaCATTTTATAATAGCAATTTTGTGTAGCTCTGTAAAGCCAGCtatgcaaaataaatatactgttttcaaaataatatatgtaatgttacttatgtatttttctttttttttcatgtatgTGGAAACAAAACATATGGACAGAAAAAAACGTACTCCTTTAATTCTAAATGTttagtgtatatatgtatgatatgaattattttgaccaatgttaaatgtatttttaatcacaaaatTGACTTTAAGTAGAATGCATGTGTATAAAAGGCTGATCAAGACCATTCTAATCAAAACAAATAattgatatgaaaattttcaagcaCACAAAGTGAACTCGattacaatatttcattacTTCTTACTTCTTTATACATGTAAtgttcaatataatattaaaatactgtgaattttttaaataaattcatatgtTATATAGCTTAATATAAAGTGGAAAATCACATTAGAATGtacaaaaacataaaatataacaagttCACATCATCAATTCTGGCACTTGCATGTTGCTGATATAATTACTAAATTCAAATGATGAATTTAGTTgcaattgtaatataataaattaagaatataacattgCACTCATATTTTAAGCtaaaaataatagcaataCCTGCCTTTCTTCTATGTAGATTTTATTGGGGAGTTCTCTTATGTTGACTCCAGCCATGAAAACATTTAGTGAATCTTCGTGACTCTTTTCCTTTAGcagtaagaaataatttacgcGGCTTGTTTGGTTGTTTAACACGTAGATGTTGTATGTAAAcctgaaagataaaaatgaattaattgtttacttaaagttaattaataatctattaaataatctaaaaaaatctagttaaatctattaaataatctaaataatttaaaaaata is a genomic window containing:
- the LOC124947279 gene encoding essential MCU regulator, mitochondrial, whose amino-acid sequence is MILQRLTSGLTKVHILNGFMGENKIKVRSKITTPSGAILPEPKRTPFGFVRVICGVVLGLLVGATISKNMANFLEENDLFVPSDDDDDDD